A single genomic interval of Dysidea avara chromosome 6, odDysAvar1.4, whole genome shotgun sequence harbors:
- the LOC136259398 gene encoding 26S proteasome non-ATPase regulatory subunit 10-like: MKQASKLRATERWNNIYVTPDLTIKERETNKALKEELKRPKDNGEKNLIIKRGRIYGWTALHLASNSGYLEVVNTLLSSGANILATNDVGDTPLHLAAFHNQYDVCLVLLQDGASVKMKNKFNKTPLDDAKTKGHHEVVQLLESYSQKVSMNHEICPRIQDFKQRL, encoded by the exons ATGAAACAGGCTTCTAAACTCCGAGCAACTGAAAGATGGAATAACATCTATGTAACACCAGATTTAACAATTAAGGAGCGGGAAACCAATAAGGCACTTAAAGAAGAACTAAAACGACCCAAGGACAACGGCGAAAAGAACCTAATAATCAAGAGGGGAAGAATA TATGGATGGACTGCACTACATCTTGCTAGTAATTCTGGATACCTAGAGGTGGTCAACACTCTACTAAGTAGTGGAGCTAACATATTAGCTACTAATGAT GTTGGGGATACTCCACTACACTTGGCTGCTTTCCATAATCAGTATGATGTGTGTTTAGTACTGCTACAAGATGGTGCCAGTGTGAAAATGAAGAACAAA TTCAACAAAACACCACTTGATGATGCTAAAACTAAAGGACATCATGAGGTGGTACAGTTGTTGGAGTCATAttcacaaaag GTGTCCATGAATCATGAAATTTGTCCAAGAATACAGGACTTCAAGCAGCGACTTTGA